From Nitrospira sp.:
CGTAACGGATAACCTCAACATGAGTGTGTTTTATGAAGAGTATCGCGCGTTGGTCAATACGGTGAATAACGCTCGGGATCTGTTGGCTTTGGCGAACTATGTCGTGGATGACACTGTGCATCTCACCGGGTCGCTGCTTGTCGGGTTGTCGAACGGGGCTCCGAATTACGGGGTCGGCGGCGGAGTCAGGTTCCGGTTTTAATTGACAGCGGCGTAGGCCGCGCGACAGACGAGAGCCATTGCACGAACACCGCACGCTGCAGAACGAACGGAGGAGAACCGTGGAAATTGTCAACGCGAGGGAGGCCGATCTCACCAAGAATCCTCATCAAGTAAAGGCGAGCCGGCTGTACGACACCGAACATGCCCAAGTGGTTCACCTCACGCTGGAACCGGGCGAGTCTCTCAAAACGCATGTGACGCTGGTCGATGTCTTTTTCTATGTATTGGAAGGGAGAGGGGTCGTAGAAGTTGGAGACGACACGAAAGAAGTCGGTCCGGACACGCTCATTCCCAGTCCCGCTCGCATCCCGCACAGGTGGTCCAACCAAAGCGACAAATCGTTTCGTGCGCTGGTCGTCAAGGTTCCGCGTCCCACCGAATCGACCAAACTCGCATGAGATATTCGGCAGCGGCCGTGCGCCTCGTCCTCCTCGCAACATGAAGGAAGTTTCATGCGCCCTTCATGATGACTTCATATCGAAGGGTTATGGTGTGAAGTGTCGACGGTTCACACCTTCA
This genomic window contains:
- a CDS encoding cupin domain-containing protein, with protein sequence MEIVNAREADLTKNPHQVKASRLYDTEHAQVVHLTLEPGESLKTHVTLVDVFFYVLEGRGVVEVGDDTKEVGPDTLIPSPARIPHRWSNQSDKSFRALVVKVPRPTESTKLA